gaggtcaaatatactatttaagaagattgtaatcccggtttccggataggtatataaatagcagccctcgtagTAGGCTTACCcaactgccttagcagtgtcaaactgacactatattcgctaacgtctgcgtatcTTACTTTCTACACatctcgcactaatatgcgagtagaAGCGAGATACATAGAAAGTTAGACATGGTatcgcacacgctagcgaatatgtcagtgtcaaactggactggtggtagccgtacagaTTACATTAaacttataatataagtagCCCACCGTTTCTTTTGTAATAAGTTCTATTAATTACAATCATACGATCATTACAATAAATGTCGCGGCGGGTTGGACGCGGTATTGCTGTTTGAAGGCCGATCGCCGTCCGCGGCAAGTGAACCATACCACGCACATACATATAGGAACATAGCATTTGTACCAATTTTTTATCAAGCAGACtgatacgtctgcgagcgatactacaAATTTCGTATTAATTGAAGGAATTTTATACAggaatttttcctttaataatataaaatgtatagcATTTGGTGTTTAATCAAGCAGACTGCAGCCTAAGGACCGGTATGTAGAGCTACGAAACTTCTTATAGGTACAGCAAAATTAAGGTGTCTGTAGTAGTAGGTTAGTTTATTTGTTAGCATGCATTTTTTGCAGGTGTTATATGAATATCGTATAGCCACTACtaatttaaaatcataatcCTACTAGGTTGGTAATATTGAAATGTTGCACACATGTAGGTCAAAATTCTATTCGATATctcattttagttattttaaaatatgcctAAAAATTTAACAAGTAGGGTTTTTAGGGAAGAGAAAACGATtgatataacttttttattaaattatgataATCCTTCAATCCAAATTGATAATAAAGATAacaactaaatatttttacttaatcttGGATAATCTCGGTGTAGGTACTTCCCCGATACACACCTCTCACATGTAGATTATCCgagattaagtaaaaatattatcaactTTCAATTGATAGCTACAATTTAGATTTATGAGCTACAAATGCTACAACGTTGTTACTCATTAACAGACATGAGAACAGCTAAGCGCAAAAACCATCTCACATCTTTAGCATCTCGATAAACAGCCTATAAACAATGTAATCCCAATAATACAACATAATTACCGACTTCCGAAACGCGCGATCACATTTCCTCAATTACTGAGGACAATTTCTAATTGGTAATCAATACATGTCATAACAAGTCGATGAACCAAACAACAATGAGATGATTtcaataattacaataattgtGAGCGCAAAAACCTCTGCTGCTCCGACGGTATGATATAAAGACCCGAGATGCGTGGTGACAAATCAAAGCAGTGTTACAGAACGAAGCGCGCGGATTACTGTTGCGATTTAACATGAATTATTTGGTgaggttatttttatatttgttgttaaaaatatatgaatattaaagTGCAGTGCAAAGTGAAAACATGAATAAATATGGTATTCGAATTTCGGCTACGTAAAAGCAATCCATCCGTTaggcctttaaaaaaaatattacattaattaagtacctatgtagAGTCAAAAAGGTGTTTTCAATTTATTAAGACTGAAATCACGTACGACATGTACGTATCATCGGGACTTAATGTACAaagtttactgttttttttatagtgataatactgataatctATACCCATAAGTATTACCTGAAATTTGGTTGAAATAGGTATCTGCATGGTAGCTATAGCAAGCTGCaagaagtatatttatttagtttgatTGGCGGTcagctaaataataaataaaattttggggcattcttacacaaattgacttagccCCAGATTattctcaataaggcttgtgttatgggtaggTATTACTACACAATATTTTggtacctaataataattaagaatcaTTGGTTAAGAATAATTAGTTCAAGCGTCAATCAgacttaaataagtaaaaataagtataatacacaaaaaaatcgTGTGAACCCTCACAGGCGAGATTCTGACTCACACTCAGTGTTGGCCGGACGCTAATTAGAattgaatatattaaaaattaaccattacaaatagaaccgtaaactgtaaccgtccgttacggttctaattaacgttcggccaacactgctcaCACTTAGTTTATCAACTTATTACGattgatatttataattttttaataaaatttaaagtttgcgAGAAAACTACGTGTTCTACAAAAAGATACTATTGTTTATAGTGCATTGCATTTCAACGTCGTTACATAAAGgtgttacaatataattttgtgtaggtacagtcacgtctgaaaatatcggttcGAAAAAtatgcctaaaatatgtatacaccaccttaatatatgggcaataaagtcgtgtatacatatttttggcacttttttggtATCGATTACgattgtatacatattataggtATGATAACTTATATTCCTATATCTATGCTATAGCATTGTTTACTATATGATAATTACTATTAATAAATCGATTAGCTTGGATTATCAGTCTCACGTCTTGTTGGATTTGTGTAACTAGATAATCACTCTGTTTTACGGTATTGATAGAGACGATTTGTGTCATTATCTATAATGGAATTTGAAATTAGTCTTCACGCATGGTTCCTTGGCCAAAATCAATAAATCAATCACAAATAGTTTGCGAATACTACTAATACGAATTTTCGTAATGCAgtggaagattttttttaaacatacggtgaaattgcgcttaaTAATGATAGAATGTCACATGAAACTATTAGAGGTTTATTAAAGGTAgactggcagagaatgccttctgACATTAAGTCCGTCATTTGTACTTTCATGTTTTGTacaaactaactatttctgtttagccttgttgactggtagagaatgtctcaAGGCGTTAAATCCGCTATTTGTActctctttttgtaaatttgtgaaataaagtttaaggaaataaaaaaaattatgtttaaataaataaataaataaactatatctaaataatacaaaaaaatacggagagaattttgaattttactgTTAATGTTAATTTTGGTGGTATTATATGCATGTGCGTCAAACCGTAAATAAATACTCCTGATTTACACCCAATCGCGCTGCAATACCCCTAAAGAGCACAAAGGAGATGCATTTAAGCGAAAATGCCGAGTTACTGGCgttaaattatgattttcacaccattaaattaaattacacagCGCTTGCAAGCAGCCCACAACCGGGCCCGTGCATGACGCGTATCTCAACTTTTAATATTCACGAAAACTTTGTCCAACCGCCtccattgaactattattactacgtacgaaccggcacagagaaccagtattttacgCAATGAGTTGTTATTGTTTTaccaacaaaccatagaagcggagcatgaatctcgcgacctaaacgcgtaagcgcaaTTAATTTTTTCGGcccttacgacgttttggtcgcgtggtacaggttgtCAAGCCAAGCCATCTTCTCTGcagtaataataacttaatgaCCGCCTCGCAGTTTTTATCCAATATTGAGTCAAACCAAGCTAATACTGCACTGACACTTGACAAGAAAAATAGTGTGAAGTGCCACTACAAACCTAATATTCTTATGAAAGTATGATGTTTACCGTAGAAATGCAGGAGCGAGTTTAATTTTccagttttaattaaaaaaaaacatgcggAATTTTTAGCAGTAGGTCATTGTCATGAATGAACACATAGTAATCTAAATAGGTAGTATGACAAACAGTTCGTATAATACTAATTTGGTATTAATTTGAAAACTATCAAAGTAACCGCATTTTCCTTGTCATCCCATTTTACGGTGAACTTGCATAGTTTAGACGGACTACATAACTTTGACCTTGAGTTATATTAACCTCGTGgtcacttttatattggtttcaTCTTAGTGTTGCGCTTGTCTTGTGAATAACGTTCCCTATCGCCTCCGTTTGCCATATTTTTGGAGGCTGCGATTCGATCAACGGCGCCGCCGTTAGTAAATAGGATGTTATCCATTCGGCATTTTTGCATAGCAATTGAATGAAGGTTATCGAGCCGCCGGTGATGATGAATTCAATTATATACACAATCATACTGGAAAAACACAGAATATTGCAAAATGTTCATTATAGTTGCGCATTGATAGCACAGAACTAGAAAAAACTACACCTGCATAATATATTAATCATAAGACGCGCTGACAGCGGCATCTGAGTCAGCCACCGGCCAGGCTGCCAGCATGCGCGCAGCACAAAGGTTGCTAGGCCTGTCGCCTACACTACCTAACGAGGGATTTTTCACGAGCGGGAGGTGGTAGTGTTAACTAGATTCGTTTACCCAATgtgtataattaatatacatgTGCAATTTTCGTAGGCACCTCCCTATGGCTATGACACCCGCTAAGCCATTTTGGTTGTAGGGCGTGCTATAAAATATAGATACTTGCACTCGAAAAGTATTACCACTAAATTCTTCGATATGGGATATGATCACTTTTTTATTTCAGGTCCTAtaaaaaatttatgaaaaaaaatggttttttttttgttttcattcaaGCATAACGTTACATTTCATTTCTTTTCAGaccataattttaatatcttgcTCGCTGGCCGTCGCGGCGACGCAGCGGCTAGAAGAAACCAACACGGATGGACAAAGACGAAGCACCGGTGGCTACGGTCTGCTGAGACCCGGCTACGGCAACCCTGGCTACGGCGGTGGATATAACAGGTTTGTCATTACAAGAGGCCTATATGAACACGGATCACCGGTCTGTCTGACGAGACCCGGCTACGCAACCCTGGCTACGGCGGTGGATATAACAGGTTTGTCAGTACAAGAGGCCAATATGGACACGGAGCACCGGTCTGTCTGCTGAGACCCGGCCACGCAACCCTGGCTACGATGGCggataatatcctataataccCTATTCATATGTCATATTATAAGAGGTTTGTCATTACCGTTACAAGAAGCCAACACGGACGGACGCCGTACCGGCGGCTCGGTCTGCTATATCCATTATCGATTTCCGTAGCAAGTAGGACTACCGGCTACGGTAATACTACTAACTACAACAGTGtattaattatataacaaattgGTAGCATATGGCTACGGTCTACTAAAAGCCGGCTAAGAAGAGGATCTTACTCTTTCTTTTTATAACCCGTCTTAGTCTCTCCGCTCTGCTCTTATCTTGATCTTCAATTATAggtaataattcagcctatatacgtccctgCTGAGCAcagggcacaggcctcctctcatgcgcaagagggctcgggctataatccccacgctagcccaatgcagattgggaacttcacatacacctttgaatttcttcgcagatttatgcaggtttcctcacgatatttttcatcaccgaaaagctagtggtaaatatcaaataatatttcgtacataagttccgaaaaactcgttggtacgaaccaggatttgaacccgcgacctccggattgaaagtcggacgtcatattcactcggccaccaccgcttccatCAATGTTAGGTAGCTTTTACGATCTGCTCAAcaagttattatattttttgtacttgatTGCTTTATAGCGGCTACGGCGGTGGTTACGGAGGTAGTTACGGCGGCGGTTACGGCGGTGGCTACGGTGGCGGCTACGGAGGAGGATATCAACCCGGCTACGGCGGTTACCAACCCGGTTATGGCCAAGGAGGGTACCCCGGTGGTTACCCTGGCGGTTATTCGGGATACCAAGGAGGTTTTGGAGGTAACACtatgttataatattcatgtttcgttattgtttcttttttgtaaatacttacCGCACGCTTATCTATCAATTTAtcctttttcttaaatataataagtgTTTATGTTAGTGTTAGCGCTTAcaatttgctttaaaaaatattttaaaacttctTGTAAACCACACCAAAGGTCAAATATTTCTGCCTCTATAAGATAGCGTAGGTAAATTTCAGAAAATTTAGGCCCGTAATTTTGCACACAATGCAAGTATCTTGTAAGCATATGTGCGATTTCCGTGTAGATATTTGATACAGTAAGCAATTTAAGAAAAGATACACGTGTAGATAGATAAGTCGATAATCCACTAAGATACGAGTATTAGGTTACAGGAAGTGTAAATAATAACGATAAGTAAGTAGAAATCACAAATACCTCTTATAATTTATCTCAGACTCTCCCATTAGGATCCACCTCGTTCAGAGCCAGGTTAAACTAATGGATTAATGTCTCCAGGCGGATATCCTGGATATCCCGGTGTTGGGTACCCGGGACCCGGGAATCCGGGATACGGCGGATACCCCGGTTTCGGAGGtttgtacatacatatgtgTACTTATAATCACATAAACTATGCACAAACCAAGGGAGTAGTAAATTAATGGAAAGTGTAGATAATATTAATTCACGTGCCTCGACAACGCTTTATTTCCGTTGATTTATTTAAAACGGAAGCGTTAATGCCTACGCTGAGGCGTGCTTCCAAATCAGAGAAGATTTATTCAATCCGCAGTTTACAAACAGTTACCAAGTTTCGGAACTGAATATtaactaggtaggtatattaaatgTCATTTAGCACTTGTTTTTCGGTGAAACGGTGAAAGTATTTCAAAGTTACCAAATAGTATAgtcattatatccaaaaaaACCGACCCTACCCGTAAATAATgttcttggatttttttttcgtaggtcCCTCGGGGGGGTCACTGGGGGTGTAAATTCAAAAAGTAGACTGAATCAGGCTCCTGTGTATATTCGAAAAATGgtttttcttgaataactcggccatttttgattttacaGTAAAACCGTGAGGACAAAAATTGTAGGAAATTTGATTTTCTACAAGTTTGGTCCTCACAATTTTTCTTCTAGGATCgatattttggaaattaaacctgaaaaacgcgacgaattcaaaatattatcattatctccTATGTTCCACGAGGAGGAGGATGTTAACGAGggacctacaaaaaaaaaagaactgatTAATCACGGGTAGGGtcggttttttggatataatgCCTGTAACAAAACCACTTTGGACTATCATGGGGCATGTAGCCCGAGCCCTTTGCGCAATTACAGGCCTGTGCTGTGCCCAGCAATGTAATGTATAACGACTGATcatgataattttataattaatagcgTTGTATAATCGAGATACCTAAAATGTACGTGTGTACAGACGATCTAtctataagaaaaatataataaaacatttgaCGCGATTGATTAATTTACTACTCTCTGAACTAACATAATCTTTCGTTTGGTTTTGGGTGTcctgtatgtatatttatgtactaTATAGTCGACATACCTATTCACTCCCTGTTTTGTTTACCTACTACTAATACATAGTTGGGTAGGTAATAATCtgacatataaataattttattattgtaaaatagtGTTTGATATCTATTAAACCGACCATGTATTTTTAGGTTATTCATAATCGCCAGAGTACTAATTTGCAACTCAAATGCTCAATACTCATTCCAGATAGATTTACTAGAACAAGTCCCAACTTTCGTTTTCCTCCAGCGTTACTCATGCATGACACATTCTTTGTTCTACTGACAGTCCATGCTTCACTGATTTTACCGACTTATACGCCCTGAGGGCAAATTCtgaaacttaaaatataatatcaatttgATTACAACGTTAGTTCATCGAGCTCGCATGTAAAAACTGTGCTTTAGAGTGAGTGCAACGTACCATTGTCGGGAGTCGACATTGTCAACTGACCTTTCTTAATCCTTATTGCAACGACATAAGGTCCTATTTAACTGTCATTAAAAAGTGCTTCTGTCAATGGaaactgtaataaaattatcaatttcacCCCAATATTAATATCTGAATGCGCCGTCAGCTCGCCAGGCCACCTTGTTAGAAAAGAAAACATCAATGAAATCAGGAGGGGTCAGAAAAACACCTCTATGAGATTTTCTATTTCCTGGAGATATCTCGTTTCCCGgagaaaatttaccattttccTCTTACCCCACCagaccattattattatttatcgatTTGGCGTTTACACATTCAACCAAAAACAACTGGCACACGCAAATAATGTATTTTCGATATAATTCTGATACGTCAATCCACATCCGAGAACGACATCAAGCCAGAGGTTGATAAAACGTAGCTTCACCGCATTTTAGTGCTCATGAAAATTCTACCTCAGCTTTATCTCGTGAAAATACTGACTTCTGGGCTAGAAATTACTGGCCTTTTTATTACAAGGTCCCTAAACACGTAATGTTCATAAAAATGTTACTAAACAAATGAATCGCAGTCATAAACATCAAACACAACTTATTTGTTACTTATTACGTAACAAATAAGATGCttgaaataaatagtattaataCTAACAATTTACTTTGCGCAAtgctaatattttttaacagatTGGATGCGTTGGTTCACCTTAGGTTGTCACCGTATCTTGTAAAAGCATTTTAAAAACTCATCGAAAATAAACCCTCGGGAAtgttgtttttcatttttgtttcgtattatacttaaatgtaataataactaTACAACAATTGCACTATTTTTCAGGGTACCGTCCAAATTATCGGCCGAACTATCCTCCCAACAATTACGGTTACCCGGGCTACAATCAGTGGAGGCCGAGCTACAACCAATACCGACCGGGCTTCGACCGACAATATCCCGGTAATACCTatacattaacattatttagattCGAACTAGTGTTTGCACGACggatttgaaattttgtatccggattgcaaacccaaATTCGAACATATCTGACGTACGTCCTGTTGAACTTTCCTCATCAATTATACGGGGACCTCAAACTACAATTATGGAATTTATGGTTACCATTACCGATAGAGGTCAGGTTACGTTCCAAACAGGCGAGCATactgaaatataaaaattatatttttcagatAAACACCTACGAGAGAACAGAGTACCAGCAGTCTTacaataaaaagtagaaatTTGTGTAGTGTTAACAGGAAATGTAGTGTTGCGAGCTATAAAATTTCTCTATTCTATATTAATTTCTACTGTTTACTGTCGTACTGTACTTATCTTTTACCTGTGGTGCAGGTAACTCTGGCAACTACCTCGGTGGCTACGACGGCTTCAACGACAACTTTAGGCTGGTTGGAAGGAAGGTGGGCGAGGACAAGAAGACCAGCTCCGAAGAGAAGTTCACTGTGTAATCTTACTCATTTTGTTGTtcattaaattattgttttatatatacGATTTTATTTCGTAACACATAAAAGGCTTGGCAGTGCAAACTCCATTTTGAAATAGACGAGTGATATTAAGGTTACAATCATTGACATTATAACTACAGATAGGTTAATAGGCCTTGCAAAATTGAAGTGCTTACAGTTGCTCTTTAGTCGCGCCTACCGAAGCACCGAGCACCCGCATACCGAAAGAGATAAGCTTATGTCCAACAACGAGTGTAGGCTGTGTAACATAGATGAATAGtgtgcgaaaattaatcaacaaaGATAGTTTCATTCACCTAAGTGattatacagtacatatggcactactttaccgccctagtgcgacAACTagtacgtgcgtatgtcgaaaattgaaAGGGCCATATgctgtactgtaaaacgttgtacaatacacgtgcaaAAACGTACTCgctactcgtgtcgatttaaaaccctcccttcggtcgtcttttaatttatcgccactcgttgcaaatttcctattttactCCTGTAAACTTcctattttcgcacttgtatcgtaattatACTATTTGTGCTCCATACGTATGAGCATAACCTATCTAATCTATATTtttacagtgtgtaaatccaatacaggcgataaattaaaccaaataTAGAATTAACAGtctaatcattaattaagaagtttttttttaagttactagACACGAGCTTTAAAAAGCTCATATCTCGTAACTTGTGTTggtttacattgcgggccgaattattttgtatggttaatattttgtatttctaagcaaaatttatctcaataaaCTTCTCAGGTCCACCGTTGAAATAATCTCTGCACTGCAAGATATTTTTGgacaattaaattaaactgcGCTCCGCAGCGGGTTTTGGATactaactaataaaacaaaagtattaGAGTACATATCTCCTTTTATATCATTACATATTATTACtcacattttaaatatatttgaacgCGACCGGCAAAACGTCACAATGCTTGCCGCAAGGACGTCttaacaggttattcgtataaatatacaagcaaatctcgtccttatggcaagtgacaaagtgggacgctttgccggccgcggtcacatttattaatttgcttaatttattcacaaataaacaaaacagtcactgggattaaataaaaattcattttattaGTATTCTACGAGTCAGTCCCATACAAACGCAGTCTTACgtcttttaaagatttttcttcGTTTTTAAATTGATTAGAACTCCTCGCGCTTCTCCGGTTTATTTTGTCATTGAAAAAGAAAGAAACTTCCTCAGTTCAAAATGCTTATACTTTGTGCGGCACCTTTACCTACAAGCTCCAAAAAAGTCGCATTTATACGAGACATACGTAGGCCACCAGTGGGGGGATTTGCCTTAAGGCCCGGGCCCAGAGCTATCAATTAATAATGGGCCTGGGGCCTAGGGCGGCCAAGGCCGCAAATGCGCCACTGTAGATAACACATTAAAATacttgtatacaatagtgatataatcaagcttttcaatctcgtacctactaaggccactcagcaagcttcgtggtGTTAACACGGTAGTCAACTGAAAAGCTCTgcattatatcacgattgtataaaatactaaataaaaactatatcaaACAATAACTTAACCTTTCATATGtatgtggtggtcaaaaatcgtaAGTTCAAATCTCGGTTTTGCCGTAACGAGCAGAAAATCGAAAATCGTTCTcaaaaaattgcaaaatatgGCTAAAAATTCGATTGGGTCCTTATCATACACAAGAGGTTAAGATCCGCTGAACCAATCGGAAGTCATCGAGTTGAAGAACGACGCAGCGCCAGAACGGGCGTTGGCGAAGTTGATGGGCAGTGATGACGTCATCAGCTCCGAGTTGTCGGCTCTGGGCTTGTTGGGGCTCGCTGACGTCATTGGCTTTTTCTTTATCTAAAAATCGAATGGGGCGTGagattttgaactttatgtCGTCGGTAttggcatagagaaataattaAGCATAGAGttctcactccatacatcagttttcttaccaaaacgtttattattttcgtagtcgacatctagcataaaacagcggatttatcagtactgctacttgacaacaGTTGTCGCGACGAATGAAAAGCCTAATGCTTAACAACTTTCAGCTAATTTTACATATAACCGAATTAcccggaactctatttttagCTCCCTCTGcatgtaatattagttgtatttttttcgtcAGTCGCAACACTCGTGACATGTAGTGataagtagcggtactgataaatccgctactagacgctagatgtcgactacgaaaataataagcgtttgggtaagaaaactgatgtgcGGAGtaagcactctatgcttacttatttctctatggtattgGGTAATTTGTAATGTGTTAGTTGGAGAAGGTAATGAACTAATACTTCTGATGTGCCGTgagaaagtttttaaaattgcgaaatttccacGTAGAAAAACTTCCGAACTTCTCAGAATTTTGTACGGAAACCAAATCTTTCCAATTCCAAAAAGTAAGTTTACTTTGTTTCATGTGAttttttcttgaaatttccgagaacttCCAGCTTTTCTTTACAATACACAATTTTGGTCCTTGAAGAATGTATTTAGTCacaaatattaaatgaataactcGAGGACAAAACAGTCAAGATTA
This region of Cydia pomonella isolate Wapato2018A chromosome 17, ilCydPomo1, whole genome shotgun sequence genomic DNA includes:
- the LOC133527203 gene encoding prisilkin-39-like isoform X2, with amino-acid sequence MNYLTIILISCSLAVAATQRLEETNTDGQRRSTGGYGLLRPGYGNPGYGGGYNSGYGGGYGGSYGGGYGGGYGGGYGGGYQPGYGGYQPGYGQGGYPGGYPGGYSGYQGGFGGYRPNYRPNYPPNNYGYPGYNQWRPSYNQYRPGFDRQYPGNSGNYLGGYDGFNDNFRLVGRKVGEDKKTSSEEKFTV
- the LOC133527203 gene encoding prisilkin-39-like isoform X1; this translates as MNYLTIILISCSLAVAATQRLEETNTDGQRRSTGGYGLLRPGYGNPGYGGGYNSGYGGGYGGSYGGGYGGGYGGGYGGGYQPGYGGYQPGYGQGGYPGGYPGGYSGYQGGFGGGYPGYPGVGYPGPGNPGYGGYPGFGGYRPNYRPNYPPNNYGYPGYNQWRPSYNQYRPGFDRQYPGNSGNYLGGYDGFNDNFRLVGRKVGEDKKTSSEEKFTV